The Methanofervidicoccus abyssi genome includes a region encoding these proteins:
- a CDS encoding TldD/PmbA family protein, whose amino-acid sequence MEEYFIDKILKIGEKEGFEVDIFISRSENLNCELDGDSLDSFQEDRSFGIGVRVLKEGKVGFAYSTEEGEEVIYRAMENLVFDKYSSIPEPKGGIPNPKGLFHREILNIDEEDLLEDLKTMRDILLEGGITVTGGSVESSYLYTRVINSKGLDVEEEFTYYSASISGIKDGETAYDYLSRTYRFNVEELGEYVKDLLSLPKSIKIPYKGKILLTPRVLNSLLTYTLLPSFSAENVQRNRSILRDKIGEKVMGEHITIVDDGTLDGGLYSSKVDGEGTPRRRTVLVENGILKGYLYDIKRANKENRESTGHGVRDYDTLPTVSPSNIIITPVDMLDNYNEYLHVNELIGCHTSNPITGDFSVEISNSYIVKDGERIPVKKGMLSGNIFEILKDAIPMDDVSQRGRLISPSLMIEGRIILS is encoded by the coding sequence TTGGAGGAGTATTTCATAGATAAGATATTAAAAATAGGGGAAAAAGAAGGTTTTGAGGTAGATATTTTTATTTCAAGATCTGAAAATTTAAACTGCGAATTAGATGGAGACAGTTTAGACTCTTTCCAGGAGGATAGAAGTTTTGGGATAGGTGTAAGAGTGTTGAAGGAGGGCAAAGTTGGATTTGCCTACTCCACAGAAGAAGGAGAAGAGGTAATCTACAGGGCTATGGAGAACCTTGTATTTGATAAATACTCATCTATCCCAGAACCTAAAGGAGGTATCCCAAATCCCAAAGGTCTCTTCCATAGAGAGATTTTAAATATAGATGAGGAAGATCTCCTGGAAGATCTCAAAACTATGAGAGACATACTCCTTGAAGGAGGTATCACAGTTACTGGAGGTTCTGTAGAGAGTTCCTATCTATATACTAGGGTGATAAACTCTAAAGGTTTAGATGTTGAGGAAGAATTTACATACTACTCAGCTTCAATCTCTGGGATAAAGGATGGTGAAACGGCCTACGATTACCTAAGTAGAACCTATAGATTCAACGTGGAAGAACTGGGAGAATATGTTAAAGATCTTCTATCACTACCTAAAAGTATCAAGATCCCATATAAAGGTAAGATACTCCTAACACCAAGGGTGCTAAACTCCCTACTAACCTATACCTTACTACCTTCCTTCAGTGCCGAGAATGTCCAGAGAAATAGGTCTATCCTGAGAGACAAAATTGGAGAAAAAGTAATGGGGGAACATATTACTATAGTGGATGATGGTACCTTAGATGGAGGGTTATACTCCAGTAAGGTAGATGGAGAAGGCACTCCTCGTCGGAGGACAGTTTTAGTGGAGAATGGGATTTTAAAAGGGTATCTCTACGATATAAAAAGGGCAAATAAAGAAAATAGGGAATCTACTGGACATGGTGTTAGGGATTACGACACTTTACCTACCGTGTCCCCTTCCAATATAATAATAACTCCTGTAGACATGTTGGACAACTATAACGAATACTTGCATGTAAATGAACTTATTGGATGTCACACATCTAACCCTATAACTGGAGATTTCTCAGTTGAGATATCCAATAGTTATATAGTTAAGGATGGAGAGCGGATACCTGTAAAGAAAGGGATGTTATCTGGAAATATATTTGAAATACTTAAAGATGCCATACCTATGGATGATGTATCTCAGAGGGGAAGGTTGATATCTCCTTCTTTAATGATAGAGGGGAGAATAATTTTAAGTTAA
- the vhuB gene encoding F420-non-reducing hydrogenase associated-polyferredoxin VhuB encodes MGGIKIQEDLCLVCNACTAVCPTEAIEIAPFKTCILCMNCVKACPTGALYESNGAISYNPSKCIKCGDCAEACPTKIKKVDDRYPYSKGHCILCKRCVDTCPIEIISIPGVVEKPKKEVKIPNEPIVVTDDCVGCEICIPVCPVEAIKIENGKAVVDKDKCIYCSICAQTCPWNAIYVSGRIPKKRRKEILKFEVDESKCIGCTVCVEICPGDMIKYNREKNIVEVPKACPACKLCAKACPVDAITLEVKFESAHPITEEGLVIIEEDYDILEKCAKVCPTDAIVVDKKTKTVKMCIVCGACTVACPSGALKLGKINHGGKEYNRIEYSPYLCIKCGNCVKVCPMKTLKLTKGKIPLKGYCVMCLLCLSCAEAEKKKVLELR; translated from the coding sequence ATGGGGGGAATAAAAATTCAGGAGGATCTCTGTTTAGTATGTAACGCTTGTACCGCTGTCTGTCCTACAGAAGCCATAGAGATAGCACCCTTTAAAACCTGTATCCTATGTATGAACTGTGTTAAGGCATGTCCAACTGGAGCGCTCTACGAGTCTAATGGTGCCATATCTTACAATCCTTCAAAGTGTATAAAGTGTGGAGATTGTGCAGAGGCATGTCCAACGAAGATAAAAAAGGTTGATGATAGATATCCTTATTCAAAGGGGCACTGTATTTTATGCAAAAGATGTGTTGATACATGTCCAATAGAGATTATCTCCATACCTGGGGTAGTTGAAAAACCTAAAAAAGAGGTTAAAATACCTAATGAGCCAATAGTAGTTACTGACGATTGTGTGGGTTGTGAGATTTGTATTCCAGTATGTCCTGTAGAGGCTATAAAAATAGAAAATGGTAAGGCTGTTGTCGACAAAGATAAGTGTATATATTGTTCTATATGTGCCCAAACTTGTCCATGGAATGCCATCTATGTCTCTGGTAGAATACCAAAGAAGAGGAGAAAAGAGATATTGAAATTTGAAGTAGATGAGAGTAAATGTATAGGATGTACAGTATGTGTCGAGATATGTCCAGGAGATATGATAAAATACAATAGGGAAAAAAATATAGTGGAAGTTCCAAAGGCCTGTCCAGCATGTAAGTTATGTGCAAAGGCCTGTCCCGTAGATGCCATTACCTTGGAGGTAAAGTTTGAATCAGCACATCCAATTACAGAGGAAGGTTTGGTGATCATTGAGGAAGATTACGATATACTGGAGAAGTGTGCTAAGGTGTGTCCAACTGATGCAATTGTAGTAGATAAGAAAACTAAAACTGTGAAGATGTGTATAGTTTGTGGAGCATGTACTGTCGCATGTCCAAGTGGAGCGTTAAAATTAGGCAAGATAAACCATGGAGGAAAAGAGTACAACAGAATAGAGTACAGTCCCTACCTATGTATAAAATGTGGTAACTGTGTAAAAGTTTGTCCAATGAAAACTTTGAAATTAACGAAGGGAAAGATACCCTTGAAGGGATACTGTGTAATGTGTCTACTCTGTTTGTCCTGTGCCGAGGCTGAAAAGAAGAAAGTACTGGAACTGAGGTAA
- a CDS encoding Mrp/NBP35 family ATP-binding protein, with the protein MKEVVKVECDGKHDTCPSRDSCSRRILEIQDEKIRKNMSKIKYKIGVLSGKGGVGKSTVTVNLATALNSMGKKVGILDGDIHGPNIPKMLGVEDVQPYADENGIYPIITPEGIKVVSISYFLPNKDTPVIWRGPKISGAIRQFLSDVVWGDLDYLLIDTPPGTGDVQLTIMQSIPDIDGVIIVTTPEEVALLDAKRSVGMAKMLNIPILGLIENMAGFVCPYCKKIVDIFGRGGGEKAAKELGIDFLGRIPLDIKAREASDRGVPMVLLDCPASKEFKKIVERIVKKVER; encoded by the coding sequence ATGAAAGAGGTGGTTAAAGTGGAATGTGATGGAAAACATGACACATGTCCATCAAGAGATAGTTGTAGCAGGAGAATATTGGAGATACAGGATGAAAAAATAAGGAAAAACATGAGTAAAATAAAGTACAAGATAGGAGTATTAAGTGGTAAAGGAGGTGTTGGGAAATCCACTGTAACTGTAAATTTAGCCACTGCATTGAACTCCATGGGGAAAAAGGTAGGTATCTTAGACGGAGATATACATGGTCCAAATATTCCTAAGATGTTAGGTGTAGAAGACGTTCAACCCTACGCAGATGAGAATGGTATATATCCCATTATAACACCTGAAGGGATAAAGGTTGTCTCTATAAGTTACTTCTTACCAAATAAGGATACTCCCGTGATCTGGAGAGGTCCTAAGATAAGTGGTGCAATTAGACAGTTCCTAAGTGATGTAGTATGGGGGGATCTGGATTATCTACTTATAGATACACCTCCAGGGACTGGAGATGTTCAACTTACTATAATGCAATCCATTCCTGATATCGATGGGGTAATTATAGTTACAACACCTGAGGAAGTTGCCCTCTTAGATGCAAAGAGATCTGTAGGTATGGCTAAGATGTTGAATATCCCAATATTGGGGTTAATAGAAAATATGGCAGGGTTTGTATGTCCTTACTGCAAAAAAATAGTGGATATATTTGGAAGGGGGGGAGGAGAGAAGGCAGCTAAGGAGTTAGGTATAGACTTTTTAGGGAGAATACCATTAGATATAAAGGCAAGGGAGGCATCAGATAGAGGGGTACCTATGGTACTCCTGGACTGTCCGGCTTCCAAAGAGTTTAAAAAGATAGTTGAAAGGATCGTTAAAAAGGTAGAGAGGTAA
- the vhuD gene encoding F420-non-reducing hydrogenase iron-sulfur subunit VhuD, translating to MDTPVIIAFACYQUGYGAADLAGTSKMQYPAYVRIIRIPCTGRFDISYALRAFQKGADGVMVVGUKPNECVYESGNFRAMDRVKLTKEILEELGIGGDRIDIFLMSAADAAKFVEAVNTMTERINRLGPNPLKGQCR from the coding sequence ATGGACACTCCAGTTATAATAGCATTTGCATGTTATCAATGAGGATATGGAGCTGCAGATCTCGCTGGAACTAGTAAGATGCAGTATCCTGCATATGTTAGAATTATAAGAATACCCTGCACTGGCAGATTTGATATATCCTACGCCTTAAGAGCCTTCCAAAAGGGCGCTGATGGAGTCATGGTTGTTGGGTGAAAACCTAATGAGTGTGTCTATGAAAGTGGGAACTTCAGGGCGATGGATAGGGTAAAACTTACAAAGGAAATACTGGAGGAACTGGGGATAGGGGGAGATAGGATAGATATATTCCTCATGAGCGCGGCAGATGCTGCCAAGTTCGTGGAGGCTGTTAATACCATGACTGAGAGGATAAACAGGTTGGGGCCTAATCCTTTAAAGGGCCAGTGCAGGTAA
- a CDS encoding RraA family protein: MKIPKDISVPNLSDAGAKVLKGIKPVDNIQGVVFGEAFTVKTSSDDWGTVVKAISYSRGKVIVVKCEGGEYAVWGGLASLNAKLKGVVAVVIDGYVRDLEDIRRIRFPVFSRGYTPKAGTPLDRGVMGIPVNCGDTTVKSGDVIIGDCNGVVVIERDRVEEVLEKAKEIKRKESKIRDRIMRGIDLKDILGLD, translated from the coding sequence ATGAAAATCCCAAAGGATATCTCAGTTCCAAACCTCTCTGATGCTGGAGCAAAAGTACTTAAGGGTATAAAACCTGTAGATAACATTCAAGGTGTAGTATTTGGAGAAGCCTTTACAGTTAAAACTTCTTCAGATGATTGGGGTACAGTTGTAAAGGCCATATCCTACAGTAGGGGGAAGGTGATAGTTGTAAAATGTGAAGGGGGGGAGTATGCAGTATGGGGTGGATTGGCCTCATTGAATGCAAAGTTAAAAGGAGTTGTTGCAGTGGTGATAGATGGTTATGTAAGGGATCTCGAAGATATTAGAAGGATCAGGTTCCCAGTGTTCTCAAGAGGATATACACCTAAGGCGGGGACTCCCTTAGATAGAGGTGTCATGGGAATACCTGTAAACTGTGGTGATACTACTGTAAAATCTGGTGATGTAATAATTGGAGATTGCAACGGTGTTGTAGTTATAGAAAGAGACAGAGTGGAAGAAGTGTTGGAGAAGGCTAAAGAGATTAAAAGAAAGGAATCTAAGATAAGGGATAGGATAATGAGGGGTATAGATCTAAAGGATATTCTGGGACTGGATTAA
- the purT gene encoding formate-dependent phosphoribosylglycinamide formyltransferase, whose product MRVGTPLFSNATKILLLGGGELGKEIVIEGQRLGLECVVVDRYQHAPAMQVAHRSYVVDMKDGNSLRAIIERETPDYIIPEIEAIDTEVLVEMEEFGYKVVPNADATRITMNREYIRRLASEKLKFKTADYRFAESLEELKEAVNELGTPCVVKPIMSSSGKGQSIIRNKEDIERAWKHAQVSARGVGSKVIVEEFIDFDYEITLLTAKTEDGIKFCPPIGHIQIDGDYHESWQPHPMGEKTLKEAQRIAYEIVSMLGGRGIYGVELFIRGDEIIFSEVSPRPHDTGMVTMITQNMSQFEIHLRCLLGLPVDVEMVVTAGASHVIKSNIDKWAPQYDVSDALKVPNTKLRLFGKPVARVGRRMGVALAYGESIEVARERAKRCAHAVKVF is encoded by the coding sequence GTGAGAGTAGGTACTCCTCTATTCTCAAATGCAACCAAGATACTGTTACTAGGTGGAGGGGAGTTAGGAAAAGAAATTGTTATAGAAGGACAGAGGTTAGGTTTAGAGTGTGTTGTTGTAGATAGGTATCAGCATGCACCCGCAATGCAGGTTGCCCATAGAAGTTATGTAGTAGATATGAAGGACGGAAATAGTCTAAGGGCTATAATCGAGAGAGAGACTCCAGATTACATCATTCCAGAAATAGAAGCTATAGATACAGAAGTCCTTGTAGAGATGGAGGAGTTTGGATATAAAGTAGTTCCCAATGCCGATGCAACGAGGATAACGATGAACAGGGAGTATATACGTAGATTAGCATCTGAAAAACTTAAGTTTAAAACTGCAGATTACAGATTTGCAGAATCCTTGGAGGAGTTAAAGGAGGCTGTAAATGAACTGGGGACTCCATGTGTTGTTAAACCTATTATGTCTTCTTCGGGAAAGGGGCAGAGTATAATAAGAAATAAAGAAGATATTGAGAGAGCCTGGAAGCACGCCCAGGTTTCTGCAAGGGGTGTAGGTTCTAAGGTAATAGTTGAAGAGTTTATAGATTTCGACTACGAGATAACGCTTTTAACTGCAAAAACTGAAGATGGTATAAAGTTCTGTCCCCCTATAGGTCATATACAGATAGATGGAGATTATCATGAGAGTTGGCAACCTCATCCTATGGGAGAGAAAACCTTAAAGGAAGCCCAGAGAATAGCCTACGAGATCGTTAGCATGTTAGGTGGCAGGGGAATATATGGAGTGGAACTCTTTATTAGAGGAGATGAGATTATATTCAGTGAGGTTTCTCCAAGGCCCCATGATACAGGCATGGTAACTATGATAACCCAGAATATGAGCCAATTTGAAATACACCTCAGGTGTCTCTTGGGATTACCTGTAGATGTGGAGATGGTAGTAACTGCAGGGGCCAGTCACGTTATTAAGTCCAACATAGATAAGTGGGCTCCCCAGTACGATGTAAGTGATGCTCTAAAGGTTCCAAATACGAAGTTAAGATTATTTGGTAAACCTGTGGCAAGGGTTGGAAGGAGAATGGGTGTTGCACTGGCATACGGTGAGAGTATAGAGGTTGCAAGAGAGAGAGCTAAGAGATGTGCCCATGCTGTTAAGGTATTTTAA
- the vhuA gene encoding F420-non-reducing hydrogenase Vhu subunit A, giving the protein MGKITIEPLSRLEGHGKVTIILDESGKPVDVKLHITAIRGFEQFVVGRPAEEVPRIVPRICGICQTPHHLASVKAVDAAWDVEIPDTAKKLRELMLLGNMIHSHALHFYYLAAPDFILGPDADPKVRNIVGIIEKSPEVAKKAIALRKFGQSIVEKVGGKPIHPVTGIPGGISTTLSEESRDAFLKEIDTMIEYAKEGVELIKSLNEQYINMVKSLGVIDTWYLGIVKDGKHSFYDGVLRFLSPDGSEKVEFPFSEYQDYIGEHIVSHSYVKYPYYKKVGYPEGIYRVGPLAMMNVCDSIPTPLAEEARKEFIDMFGSPANQSLAYHHARLIEILASCERIKELLEDNEITSTDIRAEVEPKAGSGVGVVEAPRGVLIHHYETDENGIVIKANMIVASTHNVPTMEKAIQQAAIEVFKK; this is encoded by the coding sequence ATGGGCAAGATCACTATAGAACCTCTAAGTCGTCTTGAAGGACATGGTAAAGTCACCATTATCCTAGATGAGTCTGGAAAACCAGTTGATGTTAAATTACATATAACTGCAATAAGAGGATTTGAACAGTTTGTAGTAGGAAGACCTGCTGAAGAAGTGCCTAGGATCGTACCTAGGATTTGTGGGATATGTCAGACACCTCACCACTTAGCAAGTGTTAAGGCAGTTGATGCTGCCTGGGATGTTGAGATACCAGATACTGCAAAGAAACTTAGAGAATTGATGTTACTAGGAAACATGATCCACAGTCATGCACTACATTTCTACTATCTGGCAGCACCAGATTTTATACTAGGCCCAGATGCAGATCCCAAGGTTAGAAACATTGTAGGAATTATAGAAAAATCTCCAGAGGTAGCTAAAAAGGCTATAGCATTGAGAAAATTTGGCCAGAGTATAGTAGAAAAAGTTGGAGGGAAACCTATACATCCAGTTACAGGTATCCCAGGAGGTATATCTACAACTCTAAGTGAAGAAAGTAGGGATGCATTCCTAAAGGAAATCGACACCATGATAGAGTACGCCAAGGAAGGTGTAGAGTTGATCAAATCACTAAATGAGCAGTATATAAATATGGTAAAGTCCCTGGGAGTAATTGATACTTGGTATCTTGGAATAGTCAAAGATGGAAAACACTCCTTCTACGATGGAGTCTTAAGGTTTCTATCTCCAGATGGTAGTGAGAAGGTAGAATTTCCATTCTCTGAATATCAGGATTACATAGGAGAACACATTGTATCACATAGTTATGTAAAATACCCATACTACAAAAAGGTAGGATACCCAGAGGGAATCTATAGAGTTGGACCTCTGGCAATGATGAATGTATGTGATAGTATCCCTACACCTTTGGCTGAAGAGGCCAGAAAGGAATTTATAGACATGTTTGGAAGTCCCGCCAATCAATCCTTAGCCTACCATCATGCGAGACTTATAGAAATACTTGCATCATGTGAGAGAATTAAGGAGTTATTGGAAGATAACGAGATCACATCTACAGATATAAGAGCAGAGGTAGAACCGAAAGCAGGTAGTGGAGTTGGTGTTGTAGAAGCTCCAAGAGGTGTTTTAATACATCACTATGAAACAGATGAGAACGGAATCGTTATAAAGGCAAATATGATAGTGGCATCAACACATAACGTACCTACAATGGAGAAGGCCATCCAACAAGCTGCAATAGAAGTATTCAAAAAGTAA
- a CDS encoding MBL fold metallo-hydrolase — protein sequence MLKLLYEGKLVRADSRILEASSSVTLIKTERYCIVVDTSSRDKRDVIIKGLEKLNMSPRDIDIVINTHRHWDHIENNDLFKSAEVINYKNYRSLKDKEIEILETPGHTWDSISVVYGDYIVVGDAAPLKDNIIKEVAPGINVDRELALNTLRRIKSLGKHIITGHDGIYFQETLLNTGRTKKSHSSLS from the coding sequence ATGTTAAAGTTGCTCTACGAGGGTAAACTAGTAAGAGCAGATAGTAGAATATTGGAAGCATCTTCTTCTGTAACTCTTATCAAAACAGAGAGATACTGTATAGTAGTAGATACATCTTCTAGGGATAAAAGGGATGTAATAATAAAAGGTTTAGAAAAATTAAATATGTCTCCTAGGGATATAGACATAGTGATAAATACTCACAGACACTGGGATCATATAGAAAATAACGACCTATTCAAAAGTGCAGAAGTTATTAACTATAAGAACTACAGGTCTCTGAAGGATAAGGAGATAGAAATCCTAGAGACACCTGGACATACATGGGACAGTATATCTGTTGTATATGGAGATTACATAGTAGTTGGAGACGCCGCCCCTTTGAAGGATAATATAATTAAGGAGGTTGCACCGGGAATAAATGTTGATAGGGAGTTGGCTCTTAATACGTTGAGGAGGATTAAATCCTTAGGGAAACATATAATCACTGGACATGATGGGATATATTTCCAGGAAACGCTTCTAAATACTGGAAGAACTAAGAAATCCCATAGTTCCCTTTCTTAG
- the vhuG gene encoding F420-non-reducing hydrogenase subunit VhuG yields the protein MGNKAKLGMIQLCGCSGCHMSLLDLHEQLLEVFPNVEILFGPIVADIKEIPEGIDLFLIEGGIRNEHDKHLLEEIRERSKVVVAWGTCAAYGGIPALGNLYPTEELLKEVFSTDTVDNPGEVPGEDIPKLLDRVYPVSHFIDVDLILPGCPPKPEHNLELITALLEGKKPKISMKIVCDECPRVKEGTYPKEFKRTFEGIPDSKKCLFEQGYPCLGMATRAGCGAKCPSVNVPCRGCYGKTDAVLDQGAAAANAYAVTGDAALKLPDKLGLFYRFSMAAALIPKKIHK from the coding sequence ATGGGAAATAAGGCGAAGTTAGGTATGATCCAACTATGTGGATGTTCTGGTTGTCATATGTCCCTGTTAGACCTCCACGAGCAACTTCTCGAGGTATTTCCAAACGTAGAGATCCTATTTGGACCTATAGTGGCAGATATAAAAGAGATACCAGAAGGTATAGACTTATTCCTGATAGAGGGAGGTATTAGAAACGAACATGATAAACATCTCCTAGAAGAGATTAGAGAGAGGTCGAAGGTTGTTGTAGCATGGGGGACCTGTGCAGCCTACGGAGGAATACCAGCCTTAGGTAACCTGTATCCCACTGAGGAACTACTTAAAGAGGTATTTTCCACAGATACCGTAGATAACCCTGGAGAGGTACCAGGAGAAGATATCCCAAAACTACTTGATAGGGTATATCCAGTCTCCCACTTTATAGATGTAGATCTTATACTACCAGGATGTCCTCCAAAACCTGAACATAACCTAGAGTTAATAACAGCACTGTTGGAGGGAAAGAAACCTAAGATATCTATGAAGATAGTTTGTGATGAATGTCCAAGGGTAAAGGAAGGTACCTATCCTAAGGAATTTAAGAGAACCTTTGAAGGTATACCAGATAGCAAAAAGTGTCTCTTTGAACAAGGCTATCCATGTTTAGGAATGGCTACAAGGGCAGGATGTGGGGCAAAATGCCCATCTGTAAATGTTCCCTGTAGAGGATGCTATGGAAAAACAGATGCTGTCCTTGATCAGGGGGCTGCAGCTGCAAATGCCTATGCAGTTACAGGTGATGCAGCTCTGAAACTCCCCGACAAGTTAGGGCTGTTCTACAGGTTCTCCATGGCTGCAGCATTAATACCTAAGAAGATCCACAAGTAA
- the hpt gene encoding hypoxanthine/guanine phosphoribosyltransferase: MKMLIETLKSSPVIKRGDYHYFVHPISDGIPLVDPHILREVATCIIEVCDFEDVDKIVTAEAMGIPLATTLSLYTDIPYVIMRKRRYNLKGEIPVYQETGYSKGNLYLNGIKKGDKVLIVDDVISTGGTMVAMIKALEKAGAEIKGIVCVIERGKGREEVKEKTGYDVKTLVKVDVVDGKVVIL, encoded by the coding sequence ATGAAAATGTTGATAGAGACGTTGAAATCTTCTCCCGTTATAAAGAGGGGTGATTATCATTACTTCGTACATCCAATATCAGACGGTATACCTCTTGTAGATCCTCATATACTTAGGGAGGTGGCGACTTGTATTATAGAAGTCTGTGATTTTGAAGATGTGGATAAGATCGTCACAGCAGAGGCTATGGGCATACCCTTAGCAACTACACTTTCTTTATATACAGATATACCCTATGTTATAATGCGAAAAAGGAGGTATAATTTAAAGGGGGAGATTCCAGTTTATCAGGAGACAGGGTATAGTAAAGGTAACCTCTATCTAAATGGAATTAAGAAGGGGGATAAGGTTTTAATTGTTGATGATGTAATATCTACGGGAGGTACCATGGTGGCAATGATTAAAGCCTTGGAGAAGGCTGGAGCAGAGATAAAGGGTATTGTATGTGTAATAGAGAGGGGGAAGGGGAGGGAAGAAGTAAAGGAAAAAACCGGATATGACGTTAAAACTCTTGTTAAAGTTGATGTTGTAGATGGTAAAGTTGTTATTTTATAA